One Rhizobium sp. 9140 genomic region harbors:
- a CDS encoding NAD(P)H-dependent oxidoreductase, which yields MNLYSLLQLRADKGRPVRVGLIGAGKFGSMVMAQAQRIQGLHLVGVVDLDVGKAKESMARVGWAKERYAATSCGDAIEAGTTFVTDDVKALYECGEIECIIEATGHPIAGTRHALGAIEHNKHVVMVNVEADVMVGPILAEKARAKGLIYSMAYGDQPALICELVDWARASGFEITSAGKGMNFEPRYRYSTPDTVWGLFGWTEEQVAADNLNPKLYNSFTDGTKAAIEMAAVANGTGLDCPDDGLAFPPAGLHDLARVFRPTSDGGRMARSGLVDIAASQEPDGREVFNNIRYGVFVTFKAHNEYARACFKQYGLLTDPSGWYASMWRPFHIIGLETSVSVLSAVLRNEPTGCSKEFRGDAVATAKKDMQPGEMLDGEGGYAVWANAIPAARSLDLKALPIGLAHNVKLKRPIKKDQIVSFDDVEIVNDLDVVRLRQEMEQSFRPSKLAAE from the coding sequence ATGAATCTCTACTCACTGCTTCAACTTCGTGCCGACAAGGGCCGTCCGGTGCGCGTCGGGCTGATCGGCGCCGGCAAGTTCGGGTCGATGGTCATGGCCCAGGCGCAGCGCATTCAGGGCCTGCACCTCGTCGGCGTCGTCGATCTGGATGTCGGCAAGGCGAAGGAATCCATGGCGCGCGTCGGCTGGGCCAAGGAGCGCTATGCGGCCACCAGCTGCGGCGATGCGATCGAGGCCGGCACGACCTTCGTCACCGACGACGTCAAGGCGCTCTACGAATGCGGCGAGATCGAATGCATCATCGAGGCGACCGGCCATCCGATCGCCGGAACGCGCCACGCGCTCGGCGCCATCGAACACAACAAGCATGTCGTCATGGTCAATGTTGAAGCCGATGTCATGGTCGGGCCGATCCTTGCCGAGAAGGCGCGGGCCAAGGGGCTGATCTATTCCATGGCCTATGGCGACCAGCCGGCGCTGATCTGCGAACTGGTCGACTGGGCGCGCGCCAGTGGCTTCGAGATCACGTCCGCCGGCAAGGGCATGAACTTCGAGCCGCGCTATCGCTACTCGACGCCGGACACGGTCTGGGGCCTCTTCGGCTGGACCGAGGAACAGGTCGCGGCCGACAACCTCAATCCCAAGCTTTACAATTCCTTCACCGACGGCACCAAGGCGGCTATCGAAATGGCAGCGGTCGCCAACGGCACCGGTCTCGATTGCCCGGATGACGGCCTCGCTTTCCCGCCGGCCGGCCTCCATGATCTGGCACGCGTCTTCCGCCCCACATCCGATGGTGGCCGCATGGCGCGCTCGGGCCTCGTGGATATCGCCGCCAGCCAGGAACCGGACGGCCGCGAGGTCTTCAACAACATCCGCTACGGCGTGTTCGTCACCTTCAAGGCGCACAACGAATATGCGCGTGCCTGCTTCAAGCAATACGGCCTCCTGACCGATCCTTCCGGCTGGTACGCCTCGATGTGGCGCCCCTTCCACATCATCGGTCTGGAAACGTCGGTCAGCGTTCTCTCCGCCGTCTTGCGCAACGAGCCGACGGGGTGCTCCAAGGAATTCCGTGGCGACGCGGTGGCGACGGCGAAGAAGGACATGCAGCCGGGCGAGATGCTGGACGGCGAAGGCGGCTATGCCGTCTGGGCCAATGCGATCCCCGCCGCCCGCAGCCTCGACCTCAAGGCCCTTCCCATCGGTCTTGCCCATAACGTCAAGCTGAAGCGCCCGATCAAGAAGGACCAGATCGTGTCCTTCGACGATGTCGAGATCGTCAACGACCTCGATGTCGTGCGCCTGCGCCAGGAGATGGAACAGAGCTTCCGTCCCTCAAAGCTCGCTGCCGAGTGA
- a CDS encoding TRAP transporter large permease gives MSVFLLVAFFGLSMLGIPLAVALALASVATLTLFTSMPLDLLSQTMFSSMNSFLLVAVPLFILVGTVMERGRVAERIFDFAEAMVGWLPGGLGHVNVISSVIFSGVSGSSVADIASVGAIEIKAMERHGFPKGYAVGMTLCTATLSSIIPPSILVVIAGSIANVSIGTLLVAGLVPGLFIALAFMVFNHFYSVYYGYNPPSPFNLRMVMVTGISAILPMLTPLILIIGIASGLFTPTEAAAIAVVYVGVLGVLVYRTLPVRELPEILISTARISGTILFIAATSQIAAWVFTYDGLPDKVAELLQAMNLGPLSGMLVIFVFLLIIGIFMEAIPAMFILIPVLMPPVQAIGIDPIHFLIVTVMTLTLGLVTPPVGVCLFAAAQVANMKVEDVIRGSLAPMAVLTLAIFALVLFPILTLGPIRLLGMY, from the coding sequence ATGTCGGTCTTTCTTCTTGTCGCCTTCTTCGGCCTGAGCATGCTCGGCATTCCGCTCGCGGTGGCGCTCGCGCTCGCCAGCGTCGCGACACTCACGCTTTTTACCTCCATGCCGCTCGATCTTCTGTCGCAGACGATGTTCTCCTCGATGAACTCGTTCCTGCTGGTGGCCGTACCGCTGTTCATTCTGGTAGGAACCGTGATGGAGCGCGGCCGGGTGGCCGAGCGCATCTTCGACTTCGCCGAAGCCATGGTTGGCTGGCTGCCGGGCGGTCTTGGCCATGTCAACGTCATCTCGTCTGTCATCTTTTCCGGTGTCTCCGGCTCCTCGGTCGCCGATATCGCCTCGGTGGGCGCCATCGAGATCAAGGCGATGGAACGGCACGGCTTTCCCAAGGGCTATGCAGTCGGCATGACGCTTTGCACTGCGACGCTGTCCTCCATCATCCCGCCCTCGATCCTCGTCGTCATCGCCGGCTCGATTGCCAATGTCTCGATCGGCACGCTGCTGGTCGCGGGACTGGTTCCCGGCCTGTTCATCGCGCTGGCCTTCATGGTGTTCAACCATTTCTACTCGGTCTATTACGGCTACAATCCGCCATCACCGTTCAATCTCCGCATGGTCATGGTCACGGGCATCAGCGCCATCCTTCCCATGTTGACGCCGCTCATTCTCATCATCGGCATCGCCAGCGGCCTTTTTACGCCGACCGAAGCGGCAGCCATCGCCGTCGTCTATGTCGGGGTGCTCGGGGTTCTCGTCTACCGCACGCTGCCGGTTCGCGAACTCCCGGAAATTCTCATCTCCACGGCACGCATTTCCGGCACCATCCTGTTTATCGCCGCGACCTCGCAGATCGCCGCCTGGGTCTTCACCTATGACGGTTTGCCGGACAAGGTTGCCGAGCTCTTACAGGCCATGAACCTGGGTCCGCTGTCCGGCATGCTGGTCATCTTCGTCTTCCTCCTGATCATCGGCATCTTCATGGAAGCCATTCCGGCCATGTTCATCCTTATTCCCGTGCTGATGCCACCGGTGCAGGCGATCGGCATCGACCCGATCCACTTTCTCATCGTCACCGTGATGACGCTCACGCTCGGCCTCGTCACGCCCCCGGTCGGCGTCTGCCTCTTTGCCGCCGCGCAGGTCGCCAACATGAAGGTCGAGGATGTGATCAGAGGATCTCTGGCGCCGATGGCGGTGCTGACGCTCGCCATCTTCGCGCTCGTCCTCTTCCCCATCCTCACGCTCGGCCCCATCCGACTGCTGGGCATGTACTGA
- a CDS encoding helix-turn-helix domain-containing protein, which yields MSDKQGVYVGARLRRLRRNLGLTQSDMAADLEISASYIALMERNHRPVTAEVLLRLARSYKIDMADLAGDGGADHAARLQTVMKDPIFADIDLSTTEISEVANGFPGFSEALLRLYTAYREEQLALAERLPDQGTQRLGTVDPVAATRRFLAARRNSFPTLDTVAERLAATVRDKGGIAQYLLERHGLRIRRLPSSIMSDSLRRHDLHHKQILLDESLDMASQQFQLAQQLAYLEFGKEIADAVQEGNFQTETSARLARRSLASYGAAALLMPYSAFAKAVETRRYDLAALSRQFTTSFEQTAHRLTTLQKPGQERVPFFFIRLDAAGNVSKRLDGAHFPFSASGGGCPLWNVHQVFRMPGEIVTQWLEFPDGQRFFSIARTVSAGGGAYGVTRVDRAVALVCDAQHADRLIYVRPDSDRTPTLVGIACRLCQRATCTSRAEPPIGRQILIDDFRRTAAPFGFADT from the coding sequence ATGTCGGACAAGCAGGGTGTCTATGTCGGCGCGCGCCTCAGACGGCTGCGGCGCAATCTTGGCCTGACCCAGTCGGACATGGCCGCGGACCTTGAGATCTCGGCGTCCTACATCGCCCTGATGGAGCGCAATCACCGCCCGGTGACGGCGGAAGTCCTGCTGCGGCTGGCGCGGTCCTACAAGATCGATATGGCGGATCTCGCCGGTGACGGCGGGGCCGATCACGCGGCACGGCTGCAGACCGTGATGAAAGACCCGATCTTCGCCGATATCGACCTTTCCACCACCGAGATCTCGGAGGTGGCAAACGGCTTTCCGGGCTTCAGCGAAGCCTTGTTGCGGCTTTACACCGCCTATCGCGAGGAGCAGCTCGCCCTTGCCGAGCGCCTGCCCGATCAGGGCACGCAAAGGCTGGGGACGGTCGATCCGGTGGCCGCCACGCGCCGCTTCCTCGCCGCCCGGCGAAACAGCTTTCCCACGCTTGACACCGTGGCCGAGAGACTGGCCGCGACCGTCAGGGACAAGGGCGGCATCGCCCAGTACCTGCTGGAACGGCATGGCCTGCGCATCCGCCGCCTTCCTTCCTCCATCATGTCGGACTCGCTGCGTCGGCACGACCTGCATCACAAGCAAATCCTGCTAGATGAATCCCTGGACATGGCGAGCCAGCAGTTTCAACTCGCCCAGCAGCTCGCCTATCTCGAATTCGGCAAGGAGATTGCGGACGCCGTTCAGGAGGGGAATTTCCAGACGGAAACGAGCGCCCGGCTCGCACGCCGGTCGCTTGCCAGCTATGGCGCGGCCGCGCTGCTGATGCCCTACAGCGCCTTTGCCAAGGCTGTAGAAACGCGGCGATATGATCTGGCGGCGCTGTCGCGACAATTCACCACCAGTTTCGAGCAGACGGCGCACCGCCTGACGACGCTGCAAAAGCCGGGGCAGGAACGCGTGCCCTTCTTCTTCATCCGCCTGGACGCCGCGGGCAACGTTTCCAAGCGGCTCGACGGCGCGCATTTTCCCTTTTCAGCGTCGGGCGGCGGCTGTCCGCTCTGGAACGTCCATCAGGTCTTCCGCATGCCGGGCGAGATCGTCACGCAATGGCTGGAGTTTCCCGACGGGCAGCGTTTCTTCTCCATCGCCCGCACGGTCAGCGCCGGCGGCGGCGCCTATGGCGTCACGCGGGTCGATCGCGCCGTCGCGCTCGTCTGCGATGCGCAGCACGCCGACCGCCTGATCTATGTCCGCCCCGACAGCGACCGCACCCCGACCCTCGTCGGCATCGCTTGCCGTCTCTGCCAGCGCGCCACCTGCACCTCGCGCGCCGAACCCCCGATCGGCCGGCAGATCCTCATCGACGATTTCCGTCGGACGGCGGCACCGTTTGGTTTCGCGGATACGTGA
- a CDS encoding DctP family TRAP transporter solute-binding subunit, with product MRHFTIRSLLAAATMLTASIAHAETLTLSTPDPDTSEITLAAKKFAEIVSTKTNGELTIKVFPNGTLYGGDPAAGVKQLAGGSLDMLLNSTSLYATFNPKFTAIAIPYQFRDIDQLRAYLDSENGQELEADLSKIGIKGVDLWSRPLRQITNSKLPITSPADLKGLKLRVPNNPLWVEFFGAMGAAPTPMAFAEVYNALQLKVVDGQENPINVPVSAKLYEVQTYATISNHIADAWVLGMNPARYEGLSDAFKTALSEAAKETETWKASNDAADIEKSIATLKANGMEVSELTETQRKAFVDVAAGLEEKFAALVKDKAFFDRTRAFVTTN from the coding sequence ATGAGACACTTTACGATCCGCAGCCTGCTGGCCGCCGCAACAATGCTCACCGCGTCCATCGCGCATGCGGAGACCTTAACCTTGTCGACGCCCGATCCGGATACGTCCGAGATCACGCTCGCCGCCAAAAAATTTGCCGAGATCGTGTCGACCAAAACCAATGGCGAGCTGACGATCAAGGTCTTCCCGAACGGCACGCTCTATGGCGGCGATCCCGCAGCGGGCGTCAAGCAGCTGGCCGGTGGCTCGCTCGACATGCTGTTGAACTCGACCTCGCTTTACGCGACCTTCAATCCGAAGTTCACGGCGATCGCCATTCCCTACCAGTTCCGCGACATCGACCAGCTGCGGGCCTATCTCGACAGCGAGAACGGTCAGGAACTGGAGGCCGACCTCAGCAAGATCGGCATCAAGGGCGTCGATCTTTGGTCGCGGCCGCTGCGCCAGATCACCAATTCGAAGCTTCCCATCACCTCTCCGGCCGACCTCAAGGGCCTGAAGCTGCGCGTGCCGAACAATCCGCTCTGGGTCGAATTCTTCGGCGCGATGGGGGCAGCCCCGACGCCGATGGCTTTCGCCGAGGTCTACAACGCGCTGCAGCTGAAGGTGGTCGACGGGCAGGAAAACCCGATCAACGTGCCGGTGAGCGCTAAGCTCTACGAAGTGCAGACCTATGCGACGATCAGCAATCACATCGCTGATGCCTGGGTACTGGGCATGAATCCCGCCCGCTACGAGGGCCTAAGCGATGCCTTCAAGACGGCGCTGTCCGAAGCCGCCAAGGAGACCGAAACCTGGAAGGCGTCGAACGATGCGGCCGACATCGAGAAATCCATCGCGACGCTCAAGGCCAACGGGATGGAGGTCAGTGAACTGACGGAAACGCAGCGCAAGGCCTTCGTCGATGTCGCCGCCGGCCTCGAGGAAAAGTTCGCAGCGCTCGTCAAGGACAAAGCTTTCTTCGACCGCACGCGCGCCTTCGTCACCACGAACTGA
- a CDS encoding TRAP transporter small permease, translating to MRAPLSSLLGTFVRLVADVAAGIACAGILIVVLLQVIGRLAGHPLPWTEEATRFLFIWMVFLGLAAGFRTVESARVVVFLVMGRRFFQKLAVPIYVGSSVFFFGLMGWTGFTLMRQQIMMNETAATVPIPMWLIGMVMPVSAVIAILAIIDSLRNRRDLIALPELGLPAGEIAHADVSITSGY from the coding sequence ATGCGCGCTCCCCTTAGTTCGTTGTTGGGTACATTCGTTCGCCTTGTGGCCGATGTCGCGGCCGGTATCGCCTGTGCCGGCATTCTCATCGTCGTCCTGCTGCAGGTCATCGGCCGCCTTGCGGGCCATCCGCTCCCCTGGACGGAGGAGGCGACGCGCTTCCTGTTCATCTGGATGGTGTTCCTCGGGCTCGCGGCTGGTTTCCGCACGGTGGAAAGCGCTCGCGTCGTCGTCTTTCTCGTGATGGGCCGGCGCTTCTTCCAGAAGCTGGCCGTTCCGATCTATGTCGGATCGTCGGTCTTCTTCTTCGGCCTCATGGGCTGGACGGGCTTCACGCTGATGCGCCAGCAGATCATGATGAACGAGACCGCCGCGACGGTGCCGATCCCCATGTGGCTGATCGGTATGGTGATGCCGGTGTCAGCGGTCATCGCCATCCTCGCCATTATTGACTCGCTGCGAAATCGGCGCGACCTCATCGCCCTTCCCGAACTCGGACTTCCGGCCGGCGAAATCGCCCATGCCGACGTGTCCATCACGTCAGGATATTGA
- a CDS encoding carbohydrate ABC transporter permease: MSLPVQPGVASSSSGERRMMRNGLMFSAPAVFLLLAIYILPMLLLAIFSVTDYQLGALSIRFVGVENFTKAFRDTVFLRALSNTVLYAALVIPFGVFLALGVALLVHGTKRSRAFWEVAYFLPVTATLVAMATVWQFLLHPSLGPVNAAITWLGFEPVSFLSNPSLLIPTMALIGIWQVLGFNMVLFLAGLTAISKDLYEAARLDGAKSSLDRFLTVTWPMLGPTTMFVIVTTSISAFKVFETVAVLTKGRSGSETLLFDLYLEGFEYSNTGYAAALTLIFLAIVLVLSIGQTLHLDRKVHY; encoded by the coding sequence ATGTCGCTGCCGGTCCAACCCGGCGTCGCCTCGTCCAGCAGCGGCGAACGGCGCATGATGCGCAACGGCCTGATGTTTTCGGCCCCGGCCGTGTTCCTGCTTCTGGCGATCTATATCCTGCCCATGCTGCTGCTCGCCATCTTCTCCGTCACGGACTATCAGCTCGGCGCCCTGTCGATCCGTTTCGTCGGGGTGGAGAACTTCACCAAGGCGTTCCGCGATACGGTCTTCCTGCGCGCGCTGTCCAACACGGTGCTTTATGCTGCTCTCGTCATTCCCTTCGGCGTGTTCCTCGCGCTGGGCGTCGCGCTCCTCGTCCACGGCACGAAGCGCAGCCGGGCCTTCTGGGAGGTCGCCTATTTCCTGCCGGTCACGGCGACGCTGGTCGCCATGGCCACCGTCTGGCAGTTCCTGCTTCACCCGTCGCTCGGGCCTGTCAACGCCGCCATCACCTGGCTCGGCTTCGAGCCGGTCAGCTTTCTGTCGAACCCGTCGCTGCTCATCCCGACCATGGCGCTCATCGGCATCTGGCAGGTGCTCGGCTTCAACATGGTGCTCTTCCTGGCCGGCCTCACCGCCATTTCGAAGGACCTTTACGAAGCGGCACGGCTCGATGGTGCCAAGAGTTCGCTCGACCGTTTCCTCACCGTGACATGGCCGATGCTCGGGCCGACGACGATGTTCGTCATCGTGACCACCTCGATATCCGCCTTCAAGGTGTTCGAGACGGTGGCCGTGCTGACAAAGGGCCGGTCCGGTTCCGAGACGCTGCTGTTCGATCTCTATCTCGAAGGCTTCGAATATTCGAACACCGGCTATGCCGCGGCCCTCACCCTGATCTTTCTTGCCATCGTGCTCGTGCTGTCCATCGGGCAGACCCTGCATCTCGACCGGAAGGTGCATTATTGA
- a CDS encoding gluconokinase, whose product MTASSSPAGFVIVMGTAGTGKSEIGRRIAAWLGCRFVEADELHVPEAVAQMRQGIPLTDEQRMPWLDAVCDRALTPDDLPVIIACSALKRTYRDLLRARLGSARFISLEGTAALILQRLQARRDHFATASLLASQLETLETPQADEDALRLSIALSPEALTDKARVWLLDKALSARHRA is encoded by the coding sequence ATGACGGCATCGTCCTCTCCCGCCGGCTTCGTTATCGTCATGGGGACGGCGGGCACGGGCAAGTCCGAGATCGGCAGGCGGATCGCCGCTTGGCTCGGCTGCCGCTTCGTCGAGGCCGACGAGCTGCATGTGCCCGAAGCCGTCGCGCAGATGCGCCAGGGCATACCGCTTACCGACGAACAGCGGATGCCCTGGCTTGACGCCGTCTGCGACCGGGCGCTAACGCCCGACGACCTTCCCGTGATCATCGCCTGTTCGGCGCTGAAACGGACCTATCGCGACCTTCTGCGCGCACGTCTCGGAAGCGCTCGCTTCATATCTTTGGAGGGAACGGCCGCACTGATTCTTCAGCGCTTGCAGGCCCGTCGCGATCACTTCGCAACCGCTTCGCTGCTGGCAAGCCAGCTGGAAACACTGGAGACGCCACAGGCGGACGAGGATGCCCTGCGACTGAGTATCGCCCTGTCGCCGGAGGCCCTGACGGACAAGGCTCGTGTCTGGTTGTTGGACAAGGCCCTCTCAGCGCGGCATCGCGCCTGA
- a CDS encoding ABC transporter ATP-binding protein has protein sequence MSSHAIDLRNIRKRFGPDEVLKGIDLSIRPGEFLSLVGMSGCGKSTLLRIIAGLESPDQGAVAIGGGEVTNVDPSDRNLAMVFQSYALYPHMSVRENIATPLRMRRLPLSARLPVVGGLFGTSKIRNAITEDVERAAGMLQIGHLIDRKPSQLSGGQRQRVALARALVRSPAAFLMDEPLSNLDAKLRAHMRQELVSLHRRLGATFVYVTHDQIEALTMSDRIALMSEGRIEQLGTPDDLYRQPATLTVARFIGSPSINLLPVDVDTAGEISAFGQALGLRTAGETGPATLGLRSEDLFLAGEGRSLNEGRSSNDGLTVTVLRSETHGADRYLTCQLLADPTVLLTVRQSATAKPGVVSEGNVHLGFHAERAHLFGADDLRRPLTVRERVLA, from the coding sequence ATGTCGTCGCACGCCATCGATCTTCGCAACATCAGAAAACGGTTCGGGCCGGACGAGGTCCTCAAGGGCATCGATCTTTCCATCCGACCCGGCGAATTTCTGTCGCTGGTCGGCATGTCGGGTTGCGGCAAGTCCACTCTGCTGAGAATCATTGCGGGCCTTGAAAGTCCGGATCAGGGGGCGGTCGCCATCGGCGGCGGCGAGGTGACGAATGTCGATCCAAGCGATCGCAACCTGGCCATGGTGTTCCAGTCCTACGCGCTCTATCCGCATATGAGCGTGCGGGAAAATATAGCCACGCCGCTGCGCATGCGCCGCCTACCCCTGTCGGCGCGGCTGCCAGTGGTCGGCGGCCTGTTCGGCACGTCGAAGATCCGGAACGCCATCACGGAGGATGTCGAACGTGCAGCGGGCATGCTGCAGATCGGCCACCTCATCGATCGCAAACCGTCGCAGCTTTCGGGCGGTCAGCGGCAGCGCGTGGCGCTCGCCCGCGCCCTCGTGCGCTCGCCCGCAGCCTTCCTCATGGACGAACCGCTGTCGAACCTCGATGCCAAGCTGCGCGCCCATATGCGCCAGGAACTCGTCTCGCTGCATCGCCGCCTCGGCGCCACCTTCGTCTACGTCACCCACGACCAGATCGAGGCGCTGACCATGTCGGATCGTATCGCGCTGATGTCGGAAGGACGCATCGAGCAGCTGGGAACGCCGGACGACCTCTATCGCCAGCCGGCGACACTGACCGTCGCGCGCTTCATCGGCTCGCCGTCGATCAACCTGCTGCCGGTCGATGTCGATACGGCCGGTGAGATTTCCGCCTTCGGGCAGGCGCTCGGCCTGCGCACCGCGGGCGAGACCGGCCCGGCCACGCTCGGCCTGCGGTCGGAAGACCTCTTTCTTGCCGGCGAAGGCCGTTCCTTGAACGAAGGCCGTTCTTCGAATGACGGTCTAACCGTCACGGTTCTGCGGAGCGAGACCCATGGCGCCGATCGCTACCTGACCTGCCAGCTTCTTGCCGATCCCACGGTGCTTCTCACCGTGCGCCAGAGCGCAACGGCAAAGCCGGGAGTCGTATCGGAGGGCAACGTCCATCTCGGCTTCCATGCAGAGCGTGCGCATCTCTTCGGCGCGGACGACCTGCGCCGGCCGCTCACCGTGCGCGAGCGGGTGCTGGCATGA
- a CDS encoding NAD(P)-dependent oxidoreductase yields MTTTDAAISNIAVIGTGIMGGPMAGRLAEAGYAVTAWNRTPDKAQGLIGQGVEIATNAQDAARHADVVLCMLSSGPVCEAVLGGEGGVIAAMRPGSVLLVMSSIPVETAVALGEVAAKREIDCLDAPVSGGEKGAKDGTLAIMAGGRAEVVERLAPVFAPLGRVTHVGPAGSGALTKLANQLIVASTICAVAEALTLAERGGADPAKVREALLGGFADSTVFRQHGLRMVERNFEPGGPAKYQVKDTSTALGFARHRGLRLPISEEVDRLFQAMVDHGDGDLDHSAVILELQRMNSGGESTA; encoded by the coding sequence ATGACAACGACGGACGCCGCTATCAGCAACATCGCCGTCATCGGAACCGGCATCATGGGCGGCCCCATGGCGGGGCGGTTGGCGGAAGCAGGCTATGCGGTCACCGCCTGGAACCGGACGCCCGACAAGGCGCAGGGCCTGATAGGACAAGGCGTCGAAATTGCCACCAACGCGCAGGATGCCGCCCGGCACGCAGATGTGGTTCTCTGCATGCTGAGCTCCGGCCCGGTCTGCGAAGCGGTGCTTGGTGGTGAGGGCGGCGTGATCGCCGCCATGCGTCCGGGTTCGGTCCTCCTCGTCATGAGTTCCATTCCGGTCGAGACGGCGGTCGCGCTGGGCGAGGTTGCGGCAAAACGCGAGATCGACTGCCTCGACGCCCCGGTATCGGGTGGCGAAAAGGGCGCCAAGGACGGCACGCTTGCGATCATGGCGGGCGGACGGGCCGAGGTGGTCGAACGTCTCGCACCGGTTTTTGCCCCTCTCGGTCGCGTGACCCATGTGGGCCCTGCCGGCAGCGGCGCGCTGACGAAACTCGCCAATCAGCTGATCGTCGCATCGACCATCTGTGCCGTAGCGGAGGCGCTGACCCTTGCCGAGCGCGGCGGTGCCGATCCAGCAAAGGTACGCGAGGCTCTCCTCGGAGGCTTTGCGGATTCCACCGTCTTCCGACAGCACGGTTTGCGCATGGTGGAGCGCAATTTCGAGCCCGGCGGGCCGGCGAAGTATCAGGTGAAGGATACATCGACGGCGCTCGGCTTTGCCCGACATCGCGGCCTCAGACTGCCGATCAGCGAGGAGGTTGATCGTCTGTTCCAGGCCATGGTGGATCATGGCGACGGTGATCTCGATCACAGCGCCGTCATTCTCGAACTGCAACGCATGAATTCGGGCGGGGAAAGTACCGCCTGA
- a CDS encoding isocitrate lyase, whose product MAYKTDYRKIEDLIAANTSWSGVTPEAVSRMRLQNRFRTGLDIARYTADIIRRDMTAYDADPADYTQSLGCWHGFIAQQKMISIKKHFGTTKGRYLYLSGWMVAALRSEFGPLPDQSMHEKTSVPALIEELYTFLRQADARELGVLFRDIDAAREAGDIARERQLQQAIENYQTHVVPVIADIDAGFGNAEATYLLAKKMIEAGACALQIENQVSDEKQCGHQDGKVTVPHEDFIAKIRACRYAFLELGIDNGIIVARTDSLGAGLTKQIAVSTEAGDIGDLYNSYLDCEEVADISSLNGDVIINRGGKLMRPKRLPSNLYQFREGTGADRCVLDCITSLQNGADLLWIETEKPHIEQIAGMVDRVREVIPNAKLVYNNSPSFNWTLNFRQQVFDAWTKEGKDVSAYDRARLMSVDYDATPLGEEADAWIRTFQRDAAKRAGIFHHLITLPTYHTAALSTDNLAKEYFGDAGMLGYVKGVQRKEIREGIACVKHQNMAGSDLGDDHKEYFAGDAALKAGGSHNTMNQFAA is encoded by the coding sequence ATGGCTTACAAGACAGACTACCGGAAGATCGAAGACCTGATCGCGGCCAATACGAGCTGGAGCGGCGTCACCCCCGAGGCCGTCAGCCGCATGCGGTTGCAGAACCGCTTCAGGACGGGTCTCGACATCGCGCGCTACACCGCCGACATCATACGCCGCGACATGACGGCCTATGACGCCGATCCGGCCGACTATACCCAGTCGCTCGGCTGCTGGCACGGCTTTATCGCCCAGCAGAAGATGATCTCGATTAAGAAGCATTTCGGCACGACGAAGGGCCGTTATCTCTACCTGTCCGGCTGGATGGTCGCGGCTTTGCGCTCCGAGTTCGGCCCGCTGCCCGACCAGTCCATGCACGAGAAGACCAGCGTTCCCGCGCTGATCGAGGAACTCTACACCTTCCTGCGTCAGGCCGATGCCCGCGAGCTCGGCGTGCTGTTCCGCGATATCGACGCGGCGCGTGAGGCCGGTGACATCGCCCGGGAGCGCCAGTTGCAGCAGGCCATCGAGAACTACCAGACGCATGTCGTTCCCGTCATCGCCGATATCGATGCCGGTTTCGGCAATGCCGAGGCGACCTATCTTCTGGCGAAGAAGATGATCGAGGCCGGCGCCTGCGCCCTTCAGATCGAGAACCAGGTTTCCGACGAGAAGCAGTGCGGCCACCAGGACGGCAAGGTCACGGTTCCCCACGAGGACTTCATCGCGAAGATCCGCGCCTGCCGCTATGCGTTCCTCGAACTGGGCATCGACAACGGCATCATCGTCGCCCGCACCGACTCGCTCGGCGCCGGCCTGACCAAGCAGATCGCCGTCAGCACGGAAGCCGGCGATATCGGCGACCTTTACAATTCCTACCTCGATTGCGAGGAAGTTGCCGATATCAGCTCTCTCAATGGCGATGTCATCATCAACCGTGGCGGCAAGTTGATGCGCCCGAAGCGCCTGCCGTCCAACCTCTACCAGTTCCGGGAAGGCACCGGCGCGGACCGTTGCGTTCTCGATTGCATCACCTCGCTCCAGAACGGCGCAGACCTGTTGTGGATCGAAACGGAAAAGCCGCATATCGAGCAGATCGCCGGCATGGTTGATCGCGTTCGCGAGGTCATTCCGAATGCCAAGCTGGTCTACAACAACTCGCCGTCGTTCAACTGGACGCTGAACTTCCGCCAGCAGGTCTTCGACGCCTGGACGAAGGAGGGCAAGGACGTATCGGCCTATGACCGCGCCCGTCTGATGAGCGTCGATTACGACGCGACGCCGCTCGGCGAGGAGGCGGATGCGTGGATCCGGACGTTCCAGCGCGATGCTGCCAAGCGCGCCGGCATCTTCCACCACCTGATCACGCTGCCGACCTACCACACGGCGGCCCTGTCGACGGACAATCTGGCGAAGGAGTACTTCGGCGACGCCGGCATGCTCGGCTACGTCAAGGGCGTCCAGAGGAAGGAGATCCGCGAAGGCATCGCCTGCGTCAAGCACCAGAACATGGCCGGCTCCGACCTCGGCGACGACCACAAGGAATATTTCGCAGGCGACGCTGCCCTAAAGGCCGGCGGCTCGCACAACACGATGAACCAGTTCGCCGCCTGA